Proteins co-encoded in one Gemmatimonadaceae bacterium genomic window:
- a CDS encoding type II toxin-antitoxin system HicB family antitoxin produces the protein MHLELTAVFRRVPLGYVAYVEELPGANTQGETLDEARSNLREAVELIIESNRALAQADAVGADVIREPLNLSA, from the coding sequence ATGCATCTGGAACTGACCGCAGTCTTTCGTCGTGTACCGCTTGGCTACGTTGCCTACGTCGAGGAACTACCCGGTGCGAACACGCAGGGCGAAACGCTCGACGAAGCGCGCAGCAATCTGCGCGAGGCCGTCGAGCTGATCATCGAAAGCAACCGAGCGCTCGCGCAAGCGGATGCTGTCGGCGCCGATGTGATCCGGGAGCCGCTGAACCTTTCGGCATAG
- a CDS encoding M48 family metalloprotease, translated as MRPTTSRSILPLVALVAGACATNPVSGRRELSLISQDQEIQMGREASAGDVQRVGELASGEAQALVKRIGAQIAAKSERPSLPWEFHLLDDAAVNAFAYPGGFIFVTRGLMTHLNSEAELSEVIGHEIGHVTAKHTVAAMSKQQITQIGLVGASILSPQVAKYGDVLGASAGLLFLKFGRDDEMQADALGFKYSLAVGYDVRESPKVFTTLGRLSDASGARIPEWQSTHPDPGNRVQRAEQRLATVPAAELANTKVNRDAYLRLLDGMVFGENPRLGYFRGQRFLHPDLRFELTFPTGWKTANMPEAVVAQSADGAAQLQLGPGKGTPTEALQQFIGQQGITVRQKGQTTINGIAAVTATFDATTQSGALSGLAASMQYQGVTYLIVGLSTTASAGQHGPLMDASIRSFKALSDPALLNVQPAKVQLVALPEAMTGLVFTQRYPSSIAVEQVYIINGMDATTSLPRGAMVKRVVGGLPK; from the coding sequence ATGCGCCCCACGACGTCCCGATCCATCCTGCCGCTGGTCGCGCTGGTGGCGGGAGCCTGTGCCACCAATCCCGTCAGCGGCCGTCGTGAACTCTCGCTGATCTCGCAGGACCAGGAAATCCAGATGGGGCGTGAGGCCTCCGCCGGCGACGTGCAACGGGTTGGCGAGTTGGCCAGCGGCGAAGCGCAGGCGCTGGTGAAGCGCATTGGCGCACAGATTGCTGCCAAGTCGGAGCGACCCAGTTTGCCGTGGGAGTTCCATCTGCTGGATGATGCGGCGGTGAACGCGTTCGCCTATCCGGGCGGATTCATCTTCGTGACGCGTGGCTTGATGACGCACCTGAACAGCGAAGCCGAGCTGTCGGAAGTGATCGGGCACGAGATTGGTCACGTCACGGCCAAGCATACCGTGGCGGCGATGAGCAAGCAGCAGATCACGCAGATTGGACTCGTAGGGGCGAGCATCCTCTCGCCGCAGGTGGCCAAGTACGGTGATGTGCTGGGCGCGAGTGCCGGATTGCTGTTTCTCAAGTTCGGCCGGGATGACGAAATGCAGGCCGATGCGCTGGGCTTCAAGTACTCGCTGGCCGTGGGGTATGACGTGCGGGAATCGCCCAAGGTGTTCACGACGCTGGGACGCCTGTCCGATGCGAGTGGCGCCCGCATTCCCGAGTGGCAAAGCACGCACCCCGATCCGGGCAATCGCGTGCAGCGGGCCGAACAGCGCCTGGCCACAGTGCCGGCCGCCGAGCTGGCAAACACCAAGGTGAATCGTGATGCCTATTTGCGTCTGCTTGACGGGATGGTATTCGGCGAGAATCCGCGACTGGGCTACTTCCGCGGCCAGCGATTTCTCCATCCGGATTTGCGCTTTGAGTTGACCTTTCCGACCGGCTGGAAGACAGCCAACATGCCCGAGGCGGTGGTGGCGCAGAGTGCCGACGGGGCGGCACAGTTGCAGCTGGGTCCGGGCAAGGGCACGCCCACCGAGGCGCTGCAGCAGTTTATCGGACAGCAGGGAATCACCGTGCGTCAGAAGGGGCAGACGACGATCAACGGGATTGCCGCGGTGACGGCCACGTTTGATGCGACGACGCAGTCGGGCGCGTTGAGTGGACTGGCGGCGTCCATGCAGTACCAGGGTGTGACGTATCTGATTGTGGGGTTGTCCACGACCGCGTCGGCCGGGCAACACGGCCCGCTCATGGACGCGTCCATCCGATCGTTCAAGGCGCTGAGTGACCCAGCGCTGTTGAACGTGCAGCCGGCCAAGGTGCAACTGGTGGCGCTGCCTGAGGCGATGACGGGGTTGGTGTTCACGCAGCGGTATCCCAGCAGCATTGCGGTGGAGCAGGTGTACATCATCAACGGCATGGACGCGACGACGAGCTTGCCGCGTGGGGCGATGGTGAAGCGGGTGGTGGGCGGGCTGCCGAAGTAG
- a CDS encoding DUF4126 domain-containing protein, producing the protein MIDAVSSLPGWWSAWALPIGAGVCLSAACGFRTFIPLLAVGLASHFGVIPLDAQYGWLATTTGLVALGTAAVLEVGGYYIPMVDHALDVIATPLAAAAGVLVMFTSIGSDHGLLGWLVALMLGGGLSGAVQLTTVKTRALSLGTTAGLGNPVVATGELVGAAGLSALAVLLPVVALLVAVVLLVVLWRVTGWVRRRRSVPSD; encoded by the coding sequence ATGATTGACGCGGTGTCGTCGCTGCCAGGGTGGTGGTCGGCGTGGGCGCTGCCGATTGGTGCCGGCGTGTGCCTGAGTGCCGCCTGCGGATTCCGCACATTCATTCCGCTGTTGGCGGTCGGTCTCGCGTCGCATTTCGGAGTAATCCCACTGGACGCGCAATACGGGTGGCTGGCGACGACGACCGGACTGGTTGCCCTTGGCACCGCCGCGGTGCTGGAAGTGGGCGGGTACTACATCCCGATGGTTGACCACGCGCTGGATGTCATTGCGACGCCTTTGGCCGCGGCAGCCGGCGTGCTGGTGATGTTCACGTCGATTGGCTCGGACCACGGGCTGCTGGGTTGGCTCGTGGCGCTGATGCTGGGAGGTGGGCTGTCGGGCGCGGTACAGCTGACCACCGTGAAGACGCGGGCCCTTTCCTTGGGAACTACCGCCGGTCTGGGCAATCCTGTGGTGGCTACCGGTGAGCTGGTCGGGGCAGCGGGATTGAGCGCCTTGGCCGTGTTGCTGCCCGTGGTGGCCTTGCTGGTGGCAGTGGTGCTGCTCGTCGTCCTGTGGCGCGTCACGGGCTGGGTGCGCCGCCGTCGTTCGGTCCCGTCTGATTGA
- a CDS encoding aminopeptidase P family protein, producing the protein MPTRRNILGAGAAAAAGLVLGTRRLEGASTVAGDLRASDDAVVPQPAADMPPAIRALTSMRGQVKPISVDERRARLEKARELMRANNIDALMLTGGTSMEYFTGIKWGVSERLLAAIIPSKGSAFLITPKFEEERAMEQARLGPLGKDAEVFAWEEHESPYALIAQGFKARGLSTATIGAEETVRFQFADGAAHIPNVKVVSGTPITGGCRTVKDAHEIALMRFASQVTLKGYEAAWKSLKEGMTQDDFARLVSLAHKQLGYDGSAGVQVGKYSALPHGSATPQVVREGSILLIDGGCKVEGYSSDISRTFVLGKPTQRMKDVFEIEHRAQTAAVKTARPGLACEAVDAAARKVIVDAGFGPDYKYFSHRVGHGMGMDGHEWPYLVRGNTLPLKPGMVFSDEPGIYIPGEFGIRLEDDMVITENGAECSRRSRRVWNGRSQRPDDD; encoded by the coding sequence ATGCCCACTCGTCGCAATATCCTTGGTGCCGGTGCCGCTGCTGCCGCCGGCCTCGTGCTTGGCACTCGTCGTCTGGAGGGCGCATCAACCGTGGCAGGTGACCTCCGTGCGTCGGACGATGCCGTGGTGCCTCAGCCGGCCGCTGACATGCCGCCGGCCATTCGCGCGCTGACGTCAATGCGCGGTCAGGTGAAGCCGATTTCGGTGGATGAACGCCGGGCGCGACTGGAAAAGGCCAGGGAGCTGATGCGCGCCAACAACATTGATGCGTTGATGCTGACTGGCGGCACGAGCATGGAGTACTTCACCGGCATCAAATGGGGGGTCAGCGAGCGATTGCTGGCGGCCATCATTCCGTCGAAGGGGAGCGCGTTCCTGATTACGCCCAAGTTCGAGGAAGAGCGGGCGATGGAGCAGGCTCGCCTTGGGCCATTGGGAAAGGACGCCGAGGTGTTCGCGTGGGAGGAACACGAGAGTCCGTACGCGCTGATTGCGCAGGGATTCAAGGCGCGGGGCTTGTCGACTGCGACGATTGGGGCGGAAGAAACGGTGCGGTTTCAGTTTGCCGACGGCGCCGCGCACATTCCGAATGTGAAGGTGGTAAGCGGTACGCCGATCACGGGCGGTTGTCGCACGGTCAAGGACGCGCACGAGATCGCGCTGATGCGTTTTGCGAGTCAGGTGACGCTCAAGGGGTATGAGGCGGCGTGGAAGTCGCTCAAGGAAGGGATGACGCAGGATGATTTCGCGCGCTTGGTGTCATTGGCGCACAAGCAGCTGGGCTACGACGGATCGGCGGGCGTTCAGGTGGGCAAGTACTCGGCCTTGCCGCACGGCAGTGCGACGCCGCAGGTGGTGCGCGAAGGGAGCATTCTGCTGATTGACGGCGGCTGCAAGGTGGAGGGCTACAGCTCTGATATTTCCCGCACGTTCGTGCTGGGCAAGCCCACGCAGCGCATGAAGGACGTGTTTGAAATTGAGCATCGCGCGCAAACGGCGGCGGTGAAAACGGCGCGTCCGGGGTTGGCCTGTGAAGCGGTGGATGCGGCGGCGCGGAAGGTGATTGTCGACGCCGGCTTCGGTCCCGACTACAAGTACTTCAGTCATCGAGTGGGGCACGGCATGGGCATGGACGGTCACGAGTGGCCGTATCTGGTGAGAGGCAACACGCTGCCGCTCAAGCCGGGGATGGTGTTTTCCGATGAGCCGGGGATCTACATCCCGGGGGAGTTCGGCATTCGACTGGAAGACGACATGGTGATCACGGAGAACGGCGCGGAATGTTCACGCCGCAGTCGCCGAGTCTGGAACGGCCGTTCGCAGCGGCCTGATGATGATTGA